GACACCAAGACCGGCACCCGGACGGTGCCGATGTCTGAGGCCGCGAAAGCGGTTCTCGAGGACCTCCGCTCTGGTCGGGCGGAGCAGGCAAAGGAGCTGAATCGGCTGTCGCTGCACGTCCTCGTGGACGCCAGCGGCCAGGACTACAGCTCGAGCGAGCGTCGTAGCTGGGTCAGCGAGACCACCCGGAAGGCGTCTGTCGGAGCGGGTCTCGAGCGCCTCGGCCTGCACGTGCTACGGCACACGTTCGCGTCATGGGCGGTCCACGCGGGCGAACACCTGTCCGCGGTGCAGAAGGTCCTCGGCCACTCGTCGCCGATCCTCACGGAGCGGTACGTGCACCTCGCGCCACAGCACCTCCGCGGGGTCGCCACGGCCGTGGACCGCGTCCTTGGAACGGACTCGGCGACCCAGGCGGCGACCCAGGATCAGACAGGCGCGGATCGCGTCGTGCGGCGGCGCAGCAACGTCAAGCACTCTGTAAGTTAGCTGGTACCGGCGGGCCGAGTCGAACGGCCGACCTAGGGATTATGAGACCCTCGCTCTAACCACTGAGCTACGCCGGCACACGGTTTCCGAACGATGTCCCCGTAATGTAGCCGGAGGCGGGCGATATCGTCAAGGTTGCGCCGCGAGACGAGTTGGAAAGGGCATTCCGTCGTGCGGCAAGGGCGGAATCGGCTATAATCCGCGGGTGTCGATCTGCCCGTAATTGGGCAGAAGGGGGCGCAGGTACTCCATGGCCGATCACGAATGCGTCCAGTGCAAGAAGAGCGAAGACGAGACCTCGCTGCACAAGTGCCCCATCTGCTTCAAGTACTTCTGCGGTGAGCATGCCTACCTCATGAGCGGGCGCACCTTCTGCAGCCAGCCCTGCGCGGAGTTCTTCTTCTTCTCCGAAACCGACGAGTAGGAGCCTTCCCGATGTATCCGGTGGTCCGCCCCAGGCGGCTTCGCAGAACCCCCGCCATCCGGGACATGGTTCGGGAGACCCGACTCGATCCGTCGGACTTCATCTACCCGCTCTTCGTCCGTCCAGGCCAGGGGATCAAGAGCGAGATCTCCGCGATGCCGGGCAACTACCACTTCTCCGTGGATCGGGTGGTGGAGGAGGTGGGCGAGGCACGTGGGGAAGGGATCCGCTCGGTGATCCTCTTCGGCCTCCCCGAGAGGAAGGACGAGGTGGGTTCCGAGGCCCACGACGACGGGGCCGCCGTCCAGAGCGCGGTACGGGCCCTGAAGAAGGAATACCCCGACCTCGTCGTGGTCACCGACGTCTGCCTCTGCGAGTACACGAGCCACGGCCACTGCGGCGTCGTCAAGGACGGCGAGGTCCTGAACGACCCCACCCTGGAGATCCTGGCCAGGACCGCGGTCTCCCATGCCCGGGCCGGCGCCGACATCGTGGCCCCCTCGGACATGATGGACGGCCGCGTGGCGGCGATCCGCGAGGCGCTGGACGAGAGCGGATTCCAGAACGTGTCGATCCTCGCGTACGCGGCGAAGTACGCCTCCGCCTTCTACGGGCCGTTCCGCGAGGCCGCCGGCTCCGCCCCGCAGTTCGGCGACCGCCGGGCGTACCAGATGGACCCCGGGAACTCCGACGAGGCGCTCCGCGAGGTCGGCCTCGACCTCGACGAGGGGGCCGACATCGTCATGGTCAAGCCGGCGCTCGCCTATCTCGACGTGATCCGACGCGTGAAGGACGGCTACGGCGTTCCGGTGGCGGCCTACAACGTGAGCGGGGAGTTCTCGATGGTGATGGCCGCGGTCGCGAAGGGCTGGCTCGAGCGGGAGCGGACCATCCTCGAGATCCTCACCTCGATCCGGCGCGCGGGCGCCGACCTGATCCTGACCTACCACGCGCGCGAGGCGGCGCGTCTCCTCAGGTAGCGATGGGCCCGGCGGGGAGGAGGAGGGGGAAGGCCAGCCCGCCCCTCTCGCTGTTCGGGCCGGTGAACCCGGCGGAGCGGCGGGCTCCCGCACAGAGGCCCGCGCCGAAGCCGCCGGCGGCCGCGGTCGCGGCGGCCCGGGCAGCCCGTGCGTCGGAGGCCGGCGCGACGATGGATCGGCTCCTTAGGATCGCCGCGGAGCTCGCCCGCAGGTTCGGCCTGCGCTACGCGGTGCTCGAGGCGGAGCGGGACGGCGTCAACGAGCACTACGGGATCTGTTACAAGGACGGACTGATCCGCATCCGCCTCCGGCACGCGACCACCGGGCGACTCCTGAAGGAGTCGAGCCTCGTGGACACGCTCTGCCACGAGCTGGCGCATCTCCGCCACTTCGACCACTCGCCGAGGTTCGAGGGCCTCTACCGTCGCATCCTCGAGGCGGCGAGGCGGAGCGGCTACTACCTGCCCGGGCCGGAGTGGCGCCACGCCCAGGGCTGCCTGTTCGCGGATCGGCCTCAGGACGACGGGTCGGCGGTCTCGGGTGCCGGGACCGACGGAGCGGGGGGGAGAGGTTGATGAGCGCGTCGCCCCGCCGGAACGACGGACCGATGGAGCGCCTGTTCGAGGAGGCCTCGAGGTTCATCCCCGGCGGCGTCGACAGCCCGGTCCGCGCGTTCGGCGGCGTCGGCGGAACCCCGCTGTTCATGGAGAGCGGCCAGGGCTGCCGGGTGCGGGACGCCGCGGGACGGGAGTACGTCGACTACCTCGGCTCGTGGGGGCCGCTCATCGTCGGGCATGCCCATCCGCGCGTCGTCGCGGCGCTCCGCGAGCAAGCGGGCAAGGGGACGTCCTTCGGCGCCCCGTCCGAGCTCGAGACCGAGCTGGCCCGGCGCGTCTGCGGGCGGGTCCCGGGGTGCGAGCGGGTGCGCTTCGTCTCGTCCGGTACCGAGGCCACCATGTCGGCGATCCGCCTCGCGCGCGCGGCGACCGGGCGGGACGGCGTCGTGAAGGCGGACGGGTGCTACCACGGCCACGTGGACTCGCTCCTGGTCAAGGCGGGGTCCGGTGTGCTCACCCTGGGGATTCCCGGGAGCCCGGGAGTGCCGGCGGCCCTCGCCGCGCTCACCCACGTGGTCCCGTTCAACGATGCGGCGGCGATCGAGAGCCTCCTCGCGACGCGACGCGGAGGGATCGCCTGCGTGATTCTCGAGCCGGTCGCGGGGAACATGGGGGTCGTCCCGCCCGCCCGCGGTTATCTCGAGGCGGTTCGGGAGATGACCCGGCGCGAAGGCGTCGTCCTGATCCTGGACGAGGTCATGACGGGCTTCAGGGTCCATCCCGGCGGCGCGCAGGCGCTCTACGGCGTCACGCCGGACCTTTCGTGCTTCGGGAAGGTGATCGGCGGCGGCCTGC
The genomic region above belongs to Terriglobia bacterium and contains:
- a CDS encoding DUF45 domain-containing protein; translation: MDRLLRIAAELARRFGLRYAVLEAERDGVNEHYGICYKDGLIRIRLRHATTGRLLKESSLVDTLCHELAHLRHFDHSPRFEGLYRRILEAARRSGYYLPGPEWRHAQGCLFADRPQDDGSAVSGAGTDGAGGRG
- the hemB gene encoding porphobilinogen synthase, with the protein product MYPVVRPRRLRRTPAIRDMVRETRLDPSDFIYPLFVRPGQGIKSEISAMPGNYHFSVDRVVEEVGEARGEGIRSVILFGLPERKDEVGSEAHDDGAAVQSAVRALKKEYPDLVVVTDVCLCEYTSHGHCGVVKDGEVLNDPTLEILARTAVSHARAGADIVAPSDMMDGRVAAIREALDESGFQNVSILAYAAKYASAFYGPFREAAGSAPQFGDRRAYQMDPGNSDEALREVGLDLDEGADIVMVKPALAYLDVIRRVKDGYGVPVAAYNVSGEFSMVMAAVAKGWLERERTILEILTSIRRAGADLILTYHAREAARLLR
- the hemL gene encoding glutamate-1-semialdehyde 2,1-aminomutase; amino-acid sequence: MERLFEEASRFIPGGVDSPVRAFGGVGGTPLFMESGQGCRVRDAAGREYVDYLGSWGPLIVGHAHPRVVAALREQAGKGTSFGAPSELETELARRVCGRVPGCERVRFVSSGTEATMSAIRLARAATGRDGVVKADGCYHGHVDSLLVKAGSGVLTLGIPGSPGVPAALAALTHVVPFNDAAAIESLLATRRGGIACVILEPVAGNMGVVPPARGYLEAVREMTRREGVVLILDEVMTGFRVHPGGAQALYGVTPDLSCFGKVIGGGLPVGGYGGRADLMDRVAPSGPVYQAGTLSGNPLAMRAGIETLDLMDEPGAYENLEAVSGRLAAGLLSAVRDAGVPSTVNRVGSMMTAFFTDGGVTDHASAARSDTKRYAAFFHGMLRRGVYLAPSQFEAAFVSTAHREADVDLTIEAARETLREIAAAGAR